From a single Gracilimonas sp. genomic region:
- a CDS encoding BatA domain-containing protein — protein MSFLNPIFLFALIAVGLPLLIHLLNLKRPQKVAFSTLAFFQELKNTTIRRIRIKKYLLLILRLLAIACLALVLARPFLPPGLSAGGSAQAPALNAILIDNSISMSRIGKQGPLFEYAKEVIGNIESSAKDEDRFMLQLTNGEGEYSNILSRANLLKTVDEIEIKSAGNFTLNRLSGLIESVKEAPYQNKNIFVITDGQLSQLDDLQDMDLEDISISIIDVGEVEVQNTMISEVSTSTNMIGTNIPFTLNVELANQSDVAAVNQFVSLEFEGQNAGQYSVVLAANERKTFTFEITPSKTGSSKGKLIIEGDEFQPDNEYFFTVQVPETRNVLWVSEENRNPDFISYTGAMLRVAGENDAQLSYQEATTDIFESVNLSEFDAILLDGVESIPEYSFQSFQEYVQNGGGVMFFPSENGDINNYNRLFTQFNAGRFGGIQGEYASFSSVATADELLEDHPAFSGLFERKHDEQLRFTNPEIYYYLKLVTNTSGTGFDLLSMNNGDVLVHEKRFGEGSLVIATIGNDPGWSNFPVKPLFAPFYYRILLYSASSDQGGFANHQLGDTFSWRGNIDGENAVIKVDEDEIKPTVDIVSSGVRLRYPAEEWKPGWVTVTDGNQQYILSANLSPQESDFLETDEQQLENLIDGGEINWVNTAELNEEELQNEIMASGFGKEIWNWFMLAGLLFLITESLVSIWYKAETVS, from the coding sequence ATGAGTTTTCTAAATCCAATTTTTTTATTTGCCTTGATTGCTGTGGGTTTACCACTGCTTATTCATCTGCTTAACCTTAAGCGCCCACAAAAGGTAGCATTTTCTACGCTGGCTTTTTTTCAGGAATTAAAGAATACGACTATCCGGCGCATTCGGATCAAGAAATACCTTCTTTTGATTCTTCGCTTGCTGGCTATTGCCTGTCTCGCGTTGGTGCTTGCCCGCCCTTTTTTACCGCCAGGCTTATCAGCTGGAGGAAGTGCACAGGCTCCGGCCCTAAACGCGATCCTGATAGACAATAGTATAAGTATGTCTAGAATCGGGAAGCAAGGGCCATTGTTTGAATATGCCAAAGAGGTAATTGGTAACATCGAAAGCTCTGCTAAAGATGAAGACCGTTTTATGCTTCAGCTTACAAATGGAGAAGGAGAATATAGCAACATACTGAGCAGGGCAAACCTTCTTAAAACAGTAGATGAAATTGAAATAAAATCAGCCGGTAATTTTACGCTAAACAGGTTATCAGGTTTGATAGAGTCGGTAAAAGAAGCTCCTTATCAGAATAAAAATATTTTTGTGATTACGGATGGCCAGCTTAGTCAGCTGGATGATTTGCAAGATATGGACCTGGAAGATATTTCAATTAGTATCATAGATGTTGGGGAAGTAGAGGTTCAAAATACTATGATTTCTGAGGTCAGCACTTCAACAAATATGATAGGCACAAATATTCCTTTCACACTCAATGTTGAGCTGGCTAATCAAAGCGATGTAGCGGCTGTAAATCAATTTGTGTCTCTGGAGTTTGAGGGACAAAATGCCGGGCAGTATTCAGTGGTACTAGCGGCTAATGAGAGAAAGACCTTTACCTTTGAAATCACTCCTTCCAAAACGGGTTCTTCAAAAGGGAAATTGATAATTGAAGGGGATGAATTTCAGCCCGACAACGAGTATTTCTTCACTGTACAGGTTCCTGAAACGCGGAATGTGTTGTGGGTAAGCGAAGAGAATCGCAATCCGGATTTTATTTCTTATACGGGCGCCATGCTTCGGGTAGCTGGTGAAAATGATGCGCAGCTTTCCTATCAGGAAGCAACCACAGATATTTTTGAATCGGTAAATCTGAGTGAATTTGATGCGATTCTGCTGGACGGTGTTGAATCAATTCCTGAATATAGTTTTCAGTCATTTCAGGAGTATGTACAAAATGGAGGAGGAGTGATGTTCTTTCCTTCAGAAAATGGGGATATCAATAATTATAATCGTTTATTTACCCAATTTAATGCTGGTCGATTTGGGGGAATTCAGGGGGAATATGCATCATTTAGCTCAGTAGCCACTGCCGATGAATTGCTGGAAGATCATCCTGCATTTTCCGGTTTATTTGAAAGAAAGCATGATGAACAGTTAAGGTTTACAAACCCTGAGATCTACTATTATCTGAAACTGGTGACCAACACTTCAGGTACCGGTTTTGATTTGCTAAGCATGAATAATGGAGATGTACTGGTTCATGAGAAAAGGTTTGGTGAGGGGAGTTTGGTTATAGCTACTATCGGAAACGATCCGGGTTGGTCCAATTTTCCTGTTAAGCCTCTTTTTGCACCATTCTATTATCGAATATTGTTGTATTCAGCCTCTTCTGACCAGGGCGGGTTTGCAAATCATCAACTGGGAGACACCTTTAGCTGGAGAGGAAATATTGACGGTGAAAATGCCGTTATCAAAGTAGACGAAGATGAAATTAAACCTACGGTAGATATTGTTTCATCTGGTGTCCGCCTCAGGTACCCGGCAGAAGAATGGAAGCCGGGTTGGGTTACGGTCACTGATGGGAATCAACAATATATACTTTCAGCGAACCTCAGCCCTCAAGAATCAGATTTCTTAGAAACGGATGAGCAACAGCTCGAGAACCTGATAGACGGAGGGGAGATAAACTGGGTTAATACCGCTGAACTTAATGAAGAAGAGTTACAAAACGAGATTATGGCTTCGGGATTTGGTAAAGAAATTTGGAACTGGTTTATGTTGGCAGGCTTGTTATTTTTAATAACAGAATCTTTAGTTTCTATATGGTATAAAGCAGAAACAGTGAGTTAA
- a CDS encoding dipeptide epimerase, which yields MSHFEINWEVFPLKLREVFTISRGSKSEVPNVFLSVTKNGMTGYGEAGPNTRYDETPEKVIEYFKGLPDHFFDEIASPGEIAKKLEQLELPHIQSAKAAIEMAWLDWWAKSKNEPLWKLWELNSPKGPVTSYTIGLDTPERMQQKIRAASQYPVYKIKLGTDRDREIIEAIREVTDKPLRVDANEGWTTLEQAKREIEFLATQNVELIEQPMPSAEFELMKELKKWSLLPLAADESFIGDENLEEIAEAFHVINIKLMKIGSLMKARNVIKEAHSLGMEVMIGCMIESSLANAAGALLALEAEYADLDGHLLIGNDPFKGLNVLKSGEIELSEKPGFGVSK from the coding sequence ATGTCTCATTTTGAAATTAACTGGGAAGTCTTCCCACTAAAGCTCAGAGAAGTTTTTACTATTTCACGAGGATCAAAGTCTGAAGTGCCTAATGTATTTCTGTCTGTTACCAAAAATGGGATGACAGGATATGGAGAAGCCGGACCCAATACCCGGTATGATGAAACTCCTGAAAAAGTGATTGAATACTTTAAGGGACTTCCCGATCATTTTTTTGATGAAATTGCAAGCCCGGGTGAAATTGCAAAAAAGCTTGAGCAACTAGAATTACCTCATATACAATCAGCTAAAGCTGCTATTGAGATGGCATGGCTGGATTGGTGGGCAAAATCAAAGAACGAACCCCTTTGGAAGCTATGGGAGTTAAACTCTCCAAAAGGTCCGGTTACATCCTATACAATTGGTCTGGATACACCGGAAAGAATGCAGCAAAAAATTCGTGCTGCCAGTCAGTATCCGGTATATAAGATTAAGCTGGGTACTGATCGCGATAGAGAAATCATAGAGGCTATTCGGGAAGTTACCGACAAACCGCTCCGGGTTGATGCTAATGAAGGCTGGACAACACTTGAGCAGGCAAAAAGGGAAATTGAATTTTTGGCGACGCAGAACGTAGAACTGATTGAACAGCCTATGCCCTCGGCAGAATTCGAGTTAATGAAAGAGCTGAAAAAATGGTCGCTATTGCCACTTGCAGCAGATGAGAGTTTTATTGGTGATGAAAACCTGGAAGAAATAGCGGAGGCTTTTCATGTCATTAACATTAAGCTGATGAAGATTGGAAGCCTGATGAAAGCGAGGAATGTCATTAAAGAGGCTCATTCTCTTGGAATGGAGGTAATGATCGGGTGTATGATTGAAAGCTCTCTTGCCAACGCTGCAGGAGCCTTACTTGCCCTTGAAGCTGAATATGCTGACCTGGACGGGCACTTGTTGATTGGGAATGATCCATTCAAGGGATTGAATGTTCTAAAATCCGGGGAAATTGAATTGTCCGAAAAGCCAGGTTTTGGTGTGAGTAAGTGA
- a CDS encoding TIGR01777 family oxidoreductase, translating into MNILITGGTGFIGEELKTILLKQGHNIVIITRSPKKYEDESAKNQRFISWEDDLASEMENVEGVINLAGENLFGQRWTDSVKERIMESRVYSTRKLVDAMREAKNKPEVFISASASGIYGNRGSDILDEEEAYGNDFLAEVCEAWEAESQKASEFGVRVANPRIGIVLEKGGGALEKMIPPFQFLVGGPIGDGEQYMSWIHRADLCNAIIFPLMKDDFSGPYNVCSPNPVTMNEFAETLGSIMNRPSFFRVPKFALDIALGEAAKPVTDSIRMQPKKLQVSEFEFHFEYLEEALADIV; encoded by the coding sequence ATGAATATTCTTATCACTGGTGGTACAGGTTTTATTGGAGAAGAACTTAAAACCATCCTGCTTAAGCAAGGGCATAACATTGTAATCATTACCCGAAGCCCGAAGAAATACGAAGATGAATCCGCTAAAAATCAGCGATTCATAAGTTGGGAAGATGATCTTGCTTCGGAAATGGAAAATGTTGAAGGAGTCATCAATTTGGCCGGAGAAAATTTATTTGGTCAACGCTGGACAGATTCAGTAAAAGAGAGAATTATGGAAAGCCGGGTTTATTCTACAAGAAAACTAGTGGATGCAATGCGTGAAGCTAAGAATAAGCCAGAGGTATTTATCTCGGCATCTGCTTCTGGTATTTATGGAAATCGTGGAAGTGATATTCTGGATGAAGAAGAAGCGTATGGAAATGATTTTTTAGCAGAGGTTTGCGAAGCCTGGGAGGCTGAATCTCAGAAGGCATCAGAATTTGGAGTACGGGTTGCTAATCCTCGTATTGGAATTGTACTGGAAAAAGGGGGCGGGGCCTTGGAAAAAATGATTCCCCCCTTTCAGTTTCTGGTAGGTGGTCCCATTGGTGACGGTGAGCAATATATGAGCTGGATTCACAGAGCTGATTTGTGCAATGCGATTATATTTCCATTAATGAAGGATGACTTTTCAGGCCCTTACAATGTATGTTCACCTAATCCCGTGACAATGAATGAGTTTGCTGAAACGCTCGGGAGTATTATGAATCGCCCTTCTTTTTTCAGAGTACCAAAATTTGCTTTAGACATTGCGCTGGGAGAAGCTGCTAAGCCGGTAACAGATAGTATCCGCATGCAGCCTAAAAAGCTACAGGTGTCAGAATTTGAGTTTCATTTTGAATACCTCGAAGAAGCTCTGGCCGACATTGTTTAA